The following DNA comes from Tunturibacter psychrotolerans.
ATATGCTCCCCGCCGAGCGCTGCCTCCACCTCTTCCCGCGTACTGTCTGCGGCGAGTTCCACCAGCATCGAAACAACATATCCATGAAACACAGGAGCCTGCACAATCTGCAGCGCAAGTGTCGGCAGCCGAGAGTCAGCCAACCCCGCATAGTGTTTGCGGATACGCTCTTCAGTGGCACGCAACTTCACCTTCGCGGTATCGCCCAGCGAAGGCAGTAGATTGAAAGCCACTTGCGCATCATACTGTTCCCGCGGCAGCGTCTGAAACGAAAGCAACGTGACCGTCTGCTGATGCAATTCATCCATTGCAGCGCGACCATACTCCGACGCTGGCTCCATGACGGTTGCAGCAACACTCGTCAAAGGCAATCTCTCTTGCACCCTTCCCGCAACCAAGGCAAGCATTACGGCGACTGGATGTGCCGCGACAACGGCAGGCGTCTTTAGGTCCGGTTCCGGTCCACTTTGTCGGTTCTTGTCCGCTAAAATCTCCGTCACCCATGGCGCCCGTACCAGAACATCCTTTTCGTCCTCCAATGCATAGGTTAGGTCGACAATACTTGCGCCGGCACGCCGCGCGGCCTGCCAATGCTTCTTCGTCACAGCCGCATCGCCCGAAAAGAAAACAAAGTCCATCCGATCGAAAGAAGATGCTTCCAGCCGCTGTATAAACGCAACCTCATCCCCAGCCGCAGTCACTTGTCCCGCCGCCTCCTCTTCGTCGAGCAGCACAAAGTCCGATGCTCCCAGCAACGACTCACCCAACTCTTCGCTCAGCTCTTTACCGGCAAGCGAGGACGCACCAACAATTCCGATTCGATACATTGTGTCCGTCATATTTACCTGAAAAGTCGTCTAGATAAGGGATCTGAAGAGCCAGACCACTATTTTATCTGTTCACCCTGCATCACCGAATCGCAGCACTCGAATGCCGTCGCTCTCTGCCCCACGAATACGCCAGCCGAGCCACCACGCCAGATACCAGATACGCCATCGCGATAATAATCAGCATGTATTGGTGATACAGCACAATCGACGCACCTACTACCGCTATAACCGCAAACAGCCTGTAGGGGTGTCGTGCTCCAACCGTAATCTCCTTCGCGCTCCAGAAGCGCCAGTTGCTCACCATTAGAAAGCTGGTAAACAACAACAGGCAAAGCCACACCACTGAAACCCACGGGTTGTCGATTGGCGATCCACGCTGAAAGTGAACCACCGAACTGATCACGCCCGCACCCGCCGGTATCGGCATCCCTACAAAATACTTCTTGCCCGGACGACCCGGATTGCGCGGCTGCGGATTGATGCTGATATTAAATCGAGCCAACCGGCTGGCGCCGCAGATCAAAAAAATAAAGCAGACAAACACCCCGATATGGACTATCTGCTGCCGCGCCTCCGGATGCGCCATCGACGGCAACATGCGGAAGCCCCAAATGTAAGCCAGTAAACTCGGCGCAACGCCAAACGTAATCACGTCCGCAAGTGAATCGAGTTCCCTACCAAAGTCACTCGTCGTATTCGTCATTCTTGCGATGATTCCGTCCAGCCCATCAAACAGCACCGCAATTCCTAGGGCCAGTGCAGCTCGGTCAAAGTAACTCTGGTCCGCCATCGACCCTTGAATACTCTGTGTAATCGCGTAGTATCCCGCAGCCATGTTGCCCGCCGTGAACAGGGACGGCAGCACATACATCCCGCGACTGGGCTGACGCCTCATCTTACCGTCAGTGCCTATCTGTGCATCCTCCATCAAGCCACCACTGCCGATGCTTCATTGAGCGCCTGCTCTGGAAGCACAGCCAGTACAGTCGATCCGCCCTTTACGCGAGCCCCCGTCTTCACCTTCAGGTTCGCAGCAGCAGGAATCAGAACATCTACCCTCGACCCAAATTTGATGAGGCCGATTCTCTGTCCGCGCTCCACCCGGTCACCCACCTTCAGATTGCAAACGATGCGTCGCGCCAGTAGCCCCGCAATCTGTTTAAAGCTGACCTCGTAACCGCCGGCGTCGATCGTGATCAAAGTCTGCTCGTTATTGAGCACCGACTCCGGCTTCATCGCATTCATAAATTCGCCTTTGCGAAACTCGCACACCTTCACTACACCGCCCACAGGCGAGCGGTTCACATGCACGTCAAAGACATTCAGAAAGATGCTAAGCCGTAACCGGCTTCCACTAATCGTCTCGATCCACTCAGCTTCCGTAACCACGCCATCGCCGGGAGACACAATCTGTCCCGGCGCCTGAGGAATCGTCCTGTTCGGATCACGAAAAAACCACAAAAAGAAAGCCGCCAGCACCACCGGCAACGCCACCAGCGCAATCGGCATATTCAAATACCAGAGCACTGCCGCAACCAACCCAAGCCCTAAGGCATAGAAGAAACCGTCTCGCACCATAAGTGACTCGATTATAAGGCCACGTACACCTCGGACTTGGGCGCGACTTCGCCCCAGCCGATCGCCACCGTGCCCTCGAAGCCTTGTCTCTTGGACCTTAGGATGCTACTCCCAGCCGCCGAAGCCGCTCGATCTCATCCTTCAGTCTGAGCTTCAACTTCTTCAAACGTACCTCTTCCAGTTGTTCGGAATCCGTCAGAAACAACTTGGATCGCAACGTATCCAGCCTGCGATCATACAGGCTATGTTCTTGCATCAATTGTTGAATGGAAGGAAACGACGCAGGGTGGGGCAGCTCGGTGAACTTGCCAGTTTGCACGTGAGAATACCTCCAGCACAGACAACAACGCACTGATGGCCGACAAACTATCACAGCGCAATCAACACGGGCAATGTGGATTACGCACCTTCCGCTAACTTCAACTGCATCAGCAACGCGTCGTCGTCGGGATCTCGATAGTATCCAGCACGTTCACCGACGGCAACGAAGCCCAACCCTCTGTAAAGCGCAATCGCCCCCGCACTCCCAGACCTAACCTCGAGTTCCATCTCCGTCGCGCCCCGCTCCACACACCAGCGAATGACCGCTTCGCAAAGCATCCTGCCAACCCCACTTCGCCTCGTCGACACGCCCACCGCAACGCTTTCAAGCTCCCCCAAATTCACAACCTCTGAAACCAGAACCTTCCCCACGGCGAACCCCAGCAACCCCGCCTCGTCCTCCGCAACGAAGAGGCGCCTCCTCACCGCACCATCAGCAAGTCCGCCCGAATCCACAATTGCTGCATACTCCGCCGCAGCCCAATGCGGAGCCTCCGCAGTCTCCTCTTCGAGCCGCATCACCCCCACAAGATCCGCAGCGACACCCTCCCGGACTCGATAATCAACAACACTCATCGAGCCGATCTCGGCACGGCAGGCTTTGCAAAAATCTCAGCATCCGTCCGCCGCAGATAATTCGCATCCAGCGTAGCCGCATCGTCGAACTCCCCCGATACAACCCGCTCCACCGCAAACGGCAAAGCATCCCCAGCCAATGGCTCCTCCACTAGCCTCAACCGCAACTCCACCAAACTCTCTTCTACCTTCGCCTCACACACCACCACCAACCCACCCGATGCCGCAACCATCACATCCTGCGCGCACATCAAGGCCTCCCGCACGCAGCTTCGCCCGACATATTCGCCGTAATAAAACTCACCGCGCCCCGCATCGAGCACCGTGTGCACCTTCTCACCGCCGTCATCGACGGAGCCGGCAAGCAACGCCAGACGCGACACCGCGATCAGCGGCACACCACCCGCCTCACTCAACCCCTTGGCTGCGCTCACGCCTACTCTTACACCAGTAAAAGATCCAGGTCCATGCACCACCACCACGGCCGTCAGTTCACTCAGCTTCCATCCACTTGCCCGCATCAGACGACGCACTGCCGGCACCAGCCGCTCCGACGAAGTTCTCCCCGGCAACATCTCAGTCGCAACAATCGTCTGTGCCGCGCCTGCGTCTCCCAGCGCGACGCTCCCCTCCGCACCAGCCGTATGAATCATTAAAAACCGCATCATTCCGCACCCTGATGCGGCTCAGCATCTCCCACAATCTCCAACAGCACGCCTCCTGTACTCGCCGGATGCACAAAGAAATACCGGTGTCCGCCTGCCCCCACCCTCACCGCATCGCTTGCCAACCTCACTCCCTGTTTGGTCAGCCGTTCAAACATCGCGTCAATCCCATCCACATGCACAGCAACGTGATGCAGCCCCTCACCGCGCTTCGCTAGAAATCTTCCAATCGTAGAGTCTTCCTCCGTCGCCTCCAGCAGCTCAATCCGGCTTT
Coding sequences within:
- a CDS encoding DUF465 domain-containing protein, with product MQTGKFTELPHPASFPSIQQLMQEHSLYDRRLDTLRSKLFLTDSEQLEEVRLKKLKLRLKDEIERLRRLGVAS
- a CDS encoding GNAT family N-acetyltransferase yields the protein MSVVDYRVREGVAADLVGVMRLEEETAEAPHWAAAEYAAIVDSGGLADGAVRRRLFVAEDEAGLLGFAVGKVLVSEVVNLGELESVAVGVSTRRSGVGRMLCEAVIRWCVERGATEMELEVRSGSAGAIALYRGLGFVAVGERAGYYRDPDDDALLMQLKLAEGA
- the pssA gene encoding CDP-diacylglycerol--serine O-phosphatidyltransferase — encoded protein: MEDAQIGTDGKMRRQPSRGMYVLPSLFTAGNMAAGYYAITQSIQGSMADQSYFDRAALALGIAVLFDGLDGIIARMTNTTSDFGRELDSLADVITFGVAPSLLAYIWGFRMLPSMAHPEARQQIVHIGVFVCFIFLICGASRLARFNISINPQPRNPGRPGKKYFVGMPIPAGAGVISSVVHFQRGSPIDNPWVSVVWLCLLLFTSFLMVSNWRFWSAKEITVGARHPYRLFAVIAVVGASIVLYHQYMLIIIAMAYLVSGVVARLAYSWGRERRHSSAAIR
- a CDS encoding Asd/ArgC dimerization domain-containing protein, giving the protein MTDTMYRIGIVGASSLAGKELSEELGESLLGASDFVLLDEEEAAGQVTAAGDEVAFIQRLEASSFDRMDFVFFSGDAAVTKKHWQAARRAGASIVDLTYALEDEKDVLVRAPWVTEILADKNRQSGPEPDLKTPAVVAAHPVAVMLALVAGRVQERLPLTSVAATVMEPASEYGRAAMDELHQQTVTLLSFQTLPREQYDAQVAFNLLPSLGDTAKVKLRATEERIRKHYAGLADSRLPTLALQIVQAPVFHGYVVSMLVELAADSTREEVEAALGGEHIDVVSEESDPPSNLSAAGQEDVMVRVSKDAGEGEQGRRFWLWLAADNLKLAALNAIACGTELRRLRPFGKIQ
- the tsaB gene encoding tRNA (adenosine(37)-N6)-threonylcarbamoyltransferase complex dimerization subunit type 1 TsaB, whose amino-acid sequence is MMRFLMIHTAGAEGSVALGDAGAAQTIVATEMLPGRTSSERLVPAVRRLMRASGWKLSELTAVVVVHGPGSFTGVRVGVSAAKGLSEAGGVPLIAVSRLALLAGSVDDGGEKVHTVLDAGRGEFYYGEYVGRSCVREALMCAQDVMVAASGGLVVVCEAKVEESLVELRLRLVEEPLAGDALPFAVERVVSGEFDDAATLDANYLRRTDAEIFAKPAVPRSAR
- a CDS encoding phosphatidylserine decarboxylase, whose translation is MVRDGFFYALGLGLVAAVLWYLNMPIALVALPVVLAAFFLWFFRDPNRTIPQAPGQIVSPGDGVVTEAEWIETISGSRLRLSIFLNVFDVHVNRSPVGGVVKVCEFRKGEFMNAMKPESVLNNEQTLITIDAGGYEVSFKQIAGLLARRIVCNLKVGDRVERGQRIGLIKFGSRVDVLIPAAANLKVKTGARVKGGSTVLAVLPEQALNEASAVVA